In one window of Streptomyces sp. NBC_01224 DNA:
- a CDS encoding stealth conserved region 3 domain-containing protein, which yields MKITFLLLTADAVGGTERAVFNQAAELVGNHDVRVLSILKTQPQLFFPVDERIRVDYLIDRTGPVPVPIRPTGLTAEAWAQVADRPSTLVDPAWEAAFSRLTDLELEYALQHTDTDLLITTTPALMALAVQLAPPHVMTLHQEHRVSELRGPSAEPLLRYASRLDALAVLSDRTRNWFAETLGHSAPRIDVVPNALPRGFRPRSTLETRTVVIAGRLVGEKQIDHAITIWDTVARRHPTWTLRIFGDGPLAGALRRQIDVLGLHDSVQLNGNSPHLAEEWAKASIALMTSRNEAFPLVLTEAQAAGVPVVSYDCPNGPREVVLDGQTGILVPAGDTDAAAQALIRLIEDAPLRHGMGHAAAESVARLAPPVVTAMWENVFAELAGERASGEREARKAERQALHSLMSGQEGILRPAAPAPATTIDTKEQRALEERLLRSDRGLVRDGGQLCRRLGSESPWDVVQHNLALVATALEHAQIPYFVTRDTNVRHAVAVHASNREVVLKALTAAHGGSAVYVALLNERQNPTATVLAAFAEQYAQTPCSAVRVYQNAVTPARTLRLAGVYGCTINFWEEDPEDPSMMVSPVRTVVGDRVPTQTMSLTGTVLGGRTYPTIEPYAHAVHGDVDFPVDAVYTWVNGGDISWLERKNAVMRALGMQTEDSASSAARFRNRDELRYSLRSIDMYAPWIRTIYLVTDQQVPEWLDLNHPRVRVVDHREIFADPSVLPTYNSHAIESQLHHIDGLSEHFLYFNDDVFIGRVLQPSVFFHSNGVAKHFMSPTTVPMGPTTTGDEFNMSAAKNNRGLIANTFGQVLAHSFLHAPHPLRRSVLSDIERHYPDAVEATAASRFRSHSDLAVASSLHHYFGFHTQRSAPGSINCGFVNVGLSEHKQRLSRLQLNRPHDVFCLNDYHDGDVTEDEQDAVLAAFLPSYFPVASQFEAGSPRNQRFHAGHLPGWPL from the coding sequence ATGAAGATCACCTTTCTCCTGCTCACCGCGGACGCCGTCGGGGGCACCGAACGAGCAGTGTTCAACCAGGCCGCCGAACTCGTGGGCAACCACGACGTCCGCGTGCTGAGCATCCTCAAGACCCAGCCGCAGTTGTTCTTCCCGGTCGACGAGCGCATCCGTGTCGACTATCTGATCGACCGGACCGGGCCCGTTCCCGTCCCGATCCGCCCCACCGGCCTGACCGCCGAGGCATGGGCGCAGGTGGCCGACCGGCCGAGCACCCTGGTGGATCCCGCCTGGGAAGCGGCGTTCAGCAGGCTGACCGACCTGGAACTGGAGTACGCGCTTCAGCACACCGACACGGATCTGCTGATCACCACCACACCGGCGCTCATGGCGCTCGCGGTGCAGTTGGCGCCCCCGCATGTGATGACGCTCCATCAGGAGCACCGTGTCTCCGAACTGCGGGGTCCCAGCGCCGAACCGCTGTTGCGCTACGCCTCCCGCCTGGACGCGCTCGCCGTGCTCAGCGACCGCACGCGCAACTGGTTCGCCGAGACCCTCGGCCACAGTGCGCCGCGCATCGATGTCGTCCCCAACGCCCTGCCGCGCGGGTTCCGGCCACGCTCCACTCTGGAGACCCGGACCGTCGTCATCGCGGGCCGTCTGGTCGGCGAGAAGCAGATCGACCACGCCATCACCATCTGGGACACCGTGGCCCGTCGGCACCCCACCTGGACGCTGCGCATCTTCGGTGACGGCCCACTCGCCGGCGCCCTGCGGCGACAGATCGACGTGCTCGGCCTGCACGACAGTGTCCAGCTCAACGGCAACTCCCCCCACCTGGCCGAGGAGTGGGCCAAGGCCAGCATCGCTCTCATGACGTCCCGCAACGAGGCCTTCCCGCTGGTGCTGACCGAGGCCCAGGCCGCCGGTGTGCCCGTGGTCTCCTACGACTGTCCCAACGGCCCGCGCGAAGTCGTCCTGGACGGGCAGACCGGTATCCTCGTGCCGGCGGGCGACACCGATGCCGCCGCCCAGGCGCTCATCCGGCTCATCGAGGACGCCCCTCTGCGCCACGGCATGGGGCACGCGGCCGCCGAATCGGTCGCCCGGCTCGCTCCGCCCGTGGTGACCGCGATGTGGGAGAACGTCTTCGCCGAGTTGGCAGGCGAGCGGGCATCCGGGGAGCGTGAGGCCCGCAAGGCGGAGCGGCAGGCGCTGCACTCCTTGATGAGCGGCCAGGAAGGGATCCTCCGTCCGGCCGCCCCGGCCCCCGCCACCACCATCGACACCAAGGAACAGCGGGCCCTGGAGGAGCGGCTGCTCCGTTCCGACCGAGGTCTCGTGCGCGACGGCGGACAGCTGTGCCGTCGGCTGGGGAGCGAATCCCCCTGGGACGTGGTCCAGCACAATCTGGCGTTGGTCGCCACGGCCCTGGAACACGCGCAGATCCCGTACTTCGTCACCCGGGACACCAACGTCCGGCACGCGGTCGCCGTCCACGCCTCCAACCGGGAGGTCGTGCTCAAGGCACTCACCGCCGCGCACGGTGGCAGCGCGGTCTACGTGGCGCTGCTCAACGAACGCCAGAACCCGACCGCCACAGTCCTCGCCGCCTTTGCCGAGCAGTACGCTCAGACCCCCTGCTCGGCCGTGCGCGTCTACCAGAACGCCGTCACGCCCGCCCGCACGCTCCGCCTCGCCGGGGTCTACGGCTGCACCATCAACTTCTGGGAGGAGGACCCGGAGGACCCTTCCATGATGGTCTCCCCGGTCCGCACTGTGGTGGGCGACAGGGTGCCCACGCAGACCATGAGCCTGACCGGGACCGTGCTCGGCGGGCGCACCTATCCCACCATCGAGCCGTACGCCCATGCCGTCCACGGGGACGTCGACTTCCCCGTCGACGCCGTGTACACATGGGTCAATGGAGGCGACATCTCCTGGCTGGAGCGGAAGAACGCGGTGATGCGCGCCCTCGGCATGCAGACCGAGGACTCCGCGAGCAGCGCCGCCCGCTTCCGCAACCGGGACGAACTGCGCTACTCGCTGCGCTCCATCGACATGTACGCCCCGTGGATCCGCACCATCTACCTGGTCACCGACCAACAGGTGCCGGAATGGCTCGACCTGAACCATCCGCGGGTCCGCGTGGTCGACCACAGGGAGATCTTCGCCGACCCGTCGGTGCTGCCCACGTACAACTCGCATGCCATCGAAAGTCAGTTGCACCACATAGACGGGCTGTCCGAGCACTTCCTGTACTTCAACGACGACGTGTTCATCGGCCGTGTGCTCCAGCCGAGCGTGTTCTTCCACAGCAACGGCGTCGCGAAGCACTTCATGTCTCCGACAACTGTGCCCATGGGGCCGACCACGACCGGCGACGAGTTCAACATGAGCGCGGCCAAGAACAACCGCGGTCTGATAGCCAACACTTTCGGGCAGGTTCTCGCCCACTCGTTCCTGCACGCGCCGCATCCGCTGCGCCGCAGCGTCCTCTCGGACATCGAGCGTCACTACCCGGATGCCGTCGAGGCGACCGCCGCCAGCCGCTTCCGCAGTCACTCCGACCTTGCGGTCGCGTCGTCGCTGCACCACTACTTCGGCTTCCACACACAGCGTTCGGCACCGGGCAGCATCAACTGCGGCTTCGTCAACGTGGGGCTGAGCGAGCACAAGCAGCGGCTCTCCCGCCTCCAGCTCAACCGTCCGCACGACGTCTTCTGCCTGAACGACTACCACGACGGTGATGTCACCGAGGACGAGCAGGATGCCGTCCTGGCGGCGTTCCTGCCGTCGTACTTCCCGGTGGCCAGCCAGTTCGAGGCAGGTTCCCCGCGCAATCAGCGCTTCCACGCCGGACATCTGCCGGGGTGGCCGCTGTGA